TGACGAAAAGTTTTGAGTATCCGTAGGATATTATTCTTTTCATTGGTGATCAGTGTTGGGAAAAATACAGTAACTCCCTTGCTAAGGAGATATTGAGCAGCCTTTAATATTTCCTCCACAGAAAGATTTTCATTGTTGAAATCCACCCCATTGACCCCATTTACCTGCAGGTCCACCAAACCCGGAGCGAAAAAAAGATGCGAATCCGATTCATTTGGAGTCGGTTTGACACGGGTTTCAATCAGTTTGTTTTCGGAATTGAACAATGTATAGTAGCCGCTCAATAGGTCTTTTCCAATGGTTTCTTTTTCTAAGAAGATTTGTTCTTTGTAAGCATCTTTATCTGTAAACAAATGGCAATCCCCATGAATCCTTAAAATTGAAGCAGGGCATTGAGTTCCAATGAAACCGTAAAGAGCTTTTTGCAATGCTTCCTTCTTGTTTTTACCCGGAACAACACAGGAAATAAAATCTGCATTCAACAGAGCGGGAACAGTTAGGGTAAGCGCATGTTTAGGTACTTTCTGCAAATTGGGAAAACAGCCATCATTTACCTGCTGCTGTCGGCATGCTGTATCAAGGGTTACTTTTTTTACAATGGCAGGATCATTGAATAAGGCTACAGGGGGGTCGTTAAAAGCAATATGTCCGTTTTCCCCAATCCCCATACAGACAATATCAATCGGGGATGCTTCTATAAGGGCAGCATATCGGAGACCTTCTGACTCAGGATCATTGTTGCCATCAATAAAGTGGATTTCCCTGAAAGGTACTTGATCAAATATTTTCCTTTTGAGAAAATTAGCAAAAAGGGCAGGATGATCTTTTGGCAGTCCGAGATACTCATCCATATGAAATGCAGTGATCCTGTTCCATGGGATGTCCTTGATATTGACCAGTGATTCCAGAAACTCATTTTGGGAAGGTGCCGCCGCAAATACCATCCTTATGGATTCTTTTTTGGAAAGTAATTCAAGGATTTTTGACGCCACAACTTTTGCTGCAGCCTCACCCATTTCCTTCCTCGAATCGAAAACATTTACTTCCATTTTTATTCTTGACTTATGGATTTTAGAAGCGATTTGACATTTTCCGGAACCCTTTTGATTTGAATCAATCCGATACCTGCATACACTATGGCCGACACAATCAAAGGTAAACTGACCTGTAAAGCCAAACTACTGATTTCAATGTTTTTGGTCAAAATAAAAGTCAACAAACCTGAAAATATAGATCCAATGGCTGCTATCGGCCCGCAGGACCTGAATGCTGGAATCAACCCAAAAAGCATCGGGATGGCAATCGGTCCTACCAATGCACCAAACCAGGAGATGATCAAGCCCAGAATTCCACCAAAATATTCATATTGGAGTGCAATAAGAATGGTCATGCTGGTGAAAATGAATGTGGTAATTCTGGCGATTGCCAATGAAGATTTGCCGCGACCGAGTTTTTTTGAAAACGTAGGCAAAATATCCCTAGTAATCACAGCTGCAATGGTATTGATATCGGAGGAAGTCATGGACATGGTATTGGCGAATAAGGAAGCGATGACCAATCCTACCAACCCAGAAGGTAAAAGCAAAAGGGTCAATTCCCCATAAGATTGACTTGGGTCAAGCAAATCAGGTAATAAAATCGGTGCTGCCCACATTGGGAAAAATAAAATCAAAGGCCAAATCAGGTACAAAATCCCGGAAAGCCTGGCCGCTTTGGTGGCTTGATCTTCGGAAGGTGATGAAATATACCTTGTAGCCAAATTCCATTGACCCCCGTTGTAAGACAGGAAATTGATAAAAAGAAAGGCTAGGGCAAAACCTGCCCCGTACGGTTCATTGAAAGGTTGGCTGTTTTCGGGAGGAAGCTGATCCCAAATGATATATAGACTTTCAAACCCGTCCATGTATTGCAATACAGCCACAAACATCACGATACCTGCCAACAGTTGGACAATAAATTGGGTGAAATCTGTGATTACCACCGCCCAAAGTCCACCGAAAGTAATGTATAGCAATGAAATCCCTCCTGATATCAGTATGCCAACAGGGAGACTGATTCCTGTAAAAACATTCAATAAAATGGCAATTGCTGCCCACTTGGCCCCGATATCAATCAACTTCAACAATACCCCGCTCCAGGCCATAATCTGTTGGGTAAGGAGATTGTAGCGTTTTTCCAGGAATTCCAAGGGGGATTGAATCTGAAATTGTTTCCTCAACCTCACCCATAACACCGGAAAAACCCGGGCGCTGGCAAGAATAGTTGTACCAATAGTCAAAGCCCACCAAAAATATACAGATACACCATGGGTATATGCCAAAGCAGCGTAGGCCACGAATACAGCACCACTGTAGCCGGATACGTGATGGGAAATCCCGGAAAGCCACCAGGGTAAATTGCCCCCTGCCACAAAATAATCTTCAGCGCTACTGTTTTTGAAATAGGCATATATCCCGATGGCCAGCATCAAAAGGAAAAACAGTCCTATAATAATAAGGTCTAAGTCGGTTAACTTCATTGTAACTTTGGGCTATTGGGAGAGAATTGGGGGAACTTTCAAAGTGTCGGTTCCCAACCCGGTTGGTATTCCCTGCTCCAATATTTTGAAGCTTCCTTACTGTTAAGAATATGGCCGTTTTTTGCGTCTATGTTTAGGGTCTCTCCTGATCGCTGCGCAATATTTCCCAATTGGACCAAAAGGGTGCTGGTCTGTCCTCCATTGATTTCTGCTGCCAATGGTGTTCCTTTTTTGATCGCATCAAACATGTTTTGGATATGAATGGCATCCAATTCCTGCGTAGGGTCAGAAAGATTTCTGGCATCCACGGTACGTTCATATTTCACCTCTTTGACCAATTTGTTTTTCAGATCATAAATGGCATAAGCATTTCCTCCTCCGATATTGACAGACCCCTCTTCTCCATAAAAAATCACCCCCACGCTTGAACCTTCATTGTTGATACCATTACAGCTTCTTCCTTCCCAGGTAATCAGAGAATTGTTGTCAAACTCCAAACTGATCATTTGTGTATCCGGAGTTTCCCAGTCATCTTGGTATCGGTACCTTCCTCCCGAGGATGTTGCCTTAGTCGGGAATTCCACACCAAGTCCCCACCGGGCAAGATCTACCATGTGGGTTCCATTATTGAGGGCTTCACCGGTACCCCAATTCCAGAACCAATGCCAGTTATAGTGGATGATATTGTCCCGGTAATCTTCCCTCGGTGCAGGTCCCTGCCACAGCTCGTAATCTAGGTGCTCGGGTACAGGAACTTTCTTTCCAATCCCGATAGGTCCCCTGTTGTTGGTGTACCATGTTTTGGCGTAATAAGCCCTCCCTATTACTCCATCATGAACTTCCTTGATCGCGGCAGCCACATTGGGCCAAGAGCGCCTTTGGTTGCCCATCTGAATGACTCTTTTGTATTTTTGGGCAGCCAGAACCAAGATTTCTCCCTCATGTGGATTATGACTGGATGGTTTTTCCAAATAAACATCTTTACCCGCCTTGCAGGCCAAGATTGCTGCCGGTGCATGCCAATGGTCTGGTGCTGCAACAACTAATACATCTACATCTTTATCTTCAAGGCTTTTTCTGAAATCCGGAGTGGCTTTTGGTTGATTGTCCTGGATTTTTGTAACCGCGGTAATACATTTTTCAGCCGCAATGCTATCAACATCACAAATATGCAGTACTTCGGCATTGGGCTGCATGGCAAAATTCTGGGCCAAGGCATTGCCTCGGCTGTTCACACCCATGACTGACACTTTGATCCGCTCATTTGCACCCAAGATTTTTGCATAACTTTTGGGGCTGAATCCGGGAAGTATCCCTCCGATGGACAGGGCGGTTGTTCCGGCTATGGTTTTTTTAATAAATGTTCTTCTATTGTTTTTTGGGCTATTCATAGGAGGGAGGTTATTGGGTGGATACCATACATCGTTCAGATATTCCAAGATAGAAAATCCTCTTTTGATATTTGCTTTAAATATGCTTTCTTTATTCAAACGGTCAGTAGAAATCATGAATAGCTTGGTGGGTTTTCAACTTTTTCACGAAGCATTCAAAAGATTTAAAAAATTTAATTTTCCACCTAGGTACAGTAAAAAAAATTGAATAAGAAGTATGATCCTCAGTTATTGGGTCAAGAGTATCAAAATGAGATTTAAAAAAAATTAACAATTAACCCATGATTATATGAAAAAACTATTCTTACCTCTTTTACTAATTGGTGTAATATCAGTACATACCAATCTTTTTGCCCAAGATGATATTTCTGACGAAGTATTGATAGAACTATACAAGGGCGCCCGTGTTACCGATGTGGTGGATGGCTTGGTGACGGTTGGGTATATGGATGTGGGCGTGATGGATCCAAAAATCGCTCCACTTTGGAAAGATGTGGAAACCATGGCACATCGGTTTTCGGGGATTGCTGTGACGGTTCGGTACGGACCTACCAACAGGCCCATGCATCCCGGTGCAGATTTGACCAAACCGGAGAACTATGAGGAATATAGAAGATGGAGAGGCATGTGGTATTCTCAATTATCTTCCGAGCCATTTCAGCAATACATCAAACCAGGGACTGTTGTCGTGATGGATAACAAGGACGACAATGATACCGGCTCAACAGGTTCCAAAAATATCATGGATTGGCAGGAAAAAGGGGCAGTAGGCTTAGTAGCCGCGGGAGGTGTCAGAGATATAGATGAGGTAATCAGGCAACGGAATCCTGTATATATGAATTATTTTGAGAGAGGCAGGGGAGAAAGGATTGGCCGGAATGAATTTATTGATGCCCAAAGACCGGTTGTAGTGGGTGGCTGTTTGGTCTATCCCGGTGATGTAATCGTGGCCGATGGTGATGGTGTGGTTGTCGTTCCTAGGAGAGTAGCAGTTAGGGTTGGTCAGATAGCCTACATGGAATTGGTAGACGATATGAAAGGCAGAAAAGAGCTTTATGAAAAAACAGGAAGGGAACTGGATAAGACAGTGATCATTTTGGAGGAACCAGCCGCATTTTTCAAAAGACTGGGTTTACCAATTGACCCCAATAAGAAATAGAGTTGCTAAAATGAGGAAATCACAAATTCCTTAATAAAGCGGCAATATCTATTTCTGAATTAAAATCAAAAATGAATTTTAGTAAACCTCAAAAATAAAAAGCCTAAATGGAATTTTCAACCGGTAATCCAGAAAACAAAAAACGAAGAACCTTTCTCAAAACTACTGGGAAGGCCTTGGTAGGTAGTGCGGCACTGCCTTTGGTTTTTAATATCAACAATAGTTTTGGCATGAAAGACGATATCCTAAAAGTAGGTTTGATCGGATGTGGGGGTAGAGGTACCGGGGCAGCCGCACAGGCGCTAAAAGCAGATCCAAATGCTATGCTGACATGTATGGCGGATATATTTTCTGATTATTTGGATGAGTCTTATAATGCACTCATTCAGGTCAATCCGCTACAGGTTCAGGTGGCTGAGGATCATAAATTCATCGGGTTCGATGCTTACCAAAAGGTGCTGGAATCCGATGTGGATGTAGTTATCCTGACTACTCCGCCGGCTTTCAGGCCGGGTCACTTCAAAGCAGCAGTTCAGTCAGGAAAGCATGTATTTTGTGAAAAACCCGTGGCAGTTGATGCCCCTGGAGTAAGAAGTGTATTGGAAACAGCAAGGTTGGCTGAAGAAAAAGGTCTGAATGTGGTTTCAGGTTTTACATTTAGGTATGACTTTCCAAAAAGAGCTTTGTTTGAAAAAATCAATAGTGGGGAAATCGGGGAAGTGATGTCGGTATTGACAGTCAGAAACGGTGGAGGATTGTGGTATAAAGAAAGACAGCCTTCATGGACCGAGATGGAATATCAATTGAGAAATTGGTATTACTATGATTGGCTTTCCGGAGATTATATTGTGGAAATGATGGTCCACAGCTTGGATATGATGTCTTGGGCATTTGGCGATAAGCTACCTCTAAAAGCCACCGGTACTGGAGGACGACAATCCAGGACCGAAGAAAAATGGGGAAATATCTATGACCACTTCGCCATTGAATATGAATATGAAAACGGTGCGAAAGGGATTCATTTCAGTCGGCAACAACAGGGATGTTCCAATGTCAATAAAGCCGAAGTGTTTGGTAAGAATGGAAGTGCCGTGGTCGATATAGGCAGGCAGACACATAGAATTCAAAATGATAGCCTATGGGATTATGAAGGCGAAAAAAACAATCCCTATGAAACCCAACATGAGGAATTATTCGCTGCAATTCGAGCTGGGAAGCCAATGAATGAAGGAGATTTGATGGCAAACAGTACCATGTTGGCCATTTTAGGCAGAATGGTAGGGTATTCAGGTCAGACGATCACTTGGGAGCAAGCCATAAATTCCAATCAGGTCCTTGGCCCTGCTTTGGATGAATACCGTTGGGATTTGGAATGGCCGGTTCCACCTGTGGCAATTCCCGGTAAGACCAAAGTATTATGATCATTGTTTAGAAAACCTCTTAAACTTTAAAATCCCAACAAATGAAATGTAATTATCCTTATGTCATCATTTTCGTATTCTTTTTAATAGGTAATCCTGTTGCAGGTCAAGAGTTTTTATTTGAATTTGGAAAGTCTAGAGGATTGGAGTCTTTGGTCAGCGATAAGCAACCTGAAGAAATTCCCCTGAAATGGTTCAATGTAAATACTGAAAAAGAAACCTGGTATTTTGAAGGAGATGAACTGGTTTGCAGAGGCTTACCCATTGGGGTAATCCGGTCTGAAAAGCAGTACGAAAATTTCATCATGTACATAGAATGGAAGCACATGGAAGCAGGGGGAAATTCAGGGACATTTGTATGGAGCAGTGCAGTTCCAGGTGATAACCGACTACCTGACGGGGTTGAAGTTCAGATGTTGGAATTGGATTGGGTCAACCAAAACAAAAAAGATGGGGTTTTGCCGCCAATAGCCTATGTACACGGGGAATTGTTTGGAGTTGGGGGAGTGACTACCGTACCTGATAATCCAAGAGGAACAAGGAGCAAATCCATCGAAAACCGCTGCTTGGGCAAAGGGCAGTGGAATACCTATGTAGTAGTCTGTGTGGACGGAGTCATCAAACTTTCGGTAAATGGAAAATTTGTCAATGGCATCAGTCAGTCCAGCCAAAAGAAAGGATACATCTGTCTGGAATCGGAAGGAGCTCCCATACATTTCAGAAATCTTAAAATCACCGAACTCCCAGCTGGAGTCACCTCAGTAGATCAAATTGCTCCATTGATTTCCAATAATTAATGTATATCAATATCAAATGAAAAAAAAGGTGGCGAATCAGATAAGAGAGAAATCATATTGGAAGAGCCTTTAGATTTCTTCAGGCGATTGGGATTGCCCAATGATCCAAATAAATAATGATAACAATTGGAAATAAAATTGAACTGAACTTTTTTCAAACCCAGGAAAAAAAGTATGAAATTCTGTTCTCGATAATTCTACTTATTTATTAGTTTGTAAATTGGTGCGGGTAAACGAAAGTCTTAGAATATAATTTGGTTTTTGTATGTTGGAAAAGTGTAATATTAAGATGAAATGATTTTGTCCATTTGATATGAATTAGGAATTTTTATAAAAATAATTTAGTTTATACAAAGGTTTTCTGGAAAGCAACTTTTAGGGATTCCATTCCTGCCCTACACATTGAGAAAGAGGTTAAGTTAGTTTTTGAAAATAATGAAAAATAAATGCTTTGAATCAGCGGTTATAAATGGTATAAAAGCTGCGCAATGGAAAAAGGGTAGGGATTGGATAGATGACAGTGAGACAATTTGGAATGGACTGACTAAATCAAGCAGAATGGAAACTCAACCATATATGGCGCATGTTTGGAGACCCTGTGAGGATCCTTTTCAGCCACAAAATGAAAGAATCAATTCTGTTCAAAATCAGGATTGTGGCTTTTGGGTTTGGGAGGCAAGGACAAGAAATGTGATGGTCCATTACCCCTCTGACGGCTTTATCCCAAGCTACAGTCAGGACATCGCCTCCCTACCTGCATCCAACAGGTACTTTATCAACGGTGCCAACCATATCGAACTCCTCAATATGTCCAATAGCAGTCTGAATGGTGTGCCTAATGATGCAACAAAAGTTGAGTTTGATAATGTATTTCAATTGAGATCAGATATTTTCTTTGTCAATCCGAGATAATGAAGAGTATAATTTCAATACTTATAGTTTTAATCCTTCTTGGTGCCTCGTGTACCAAGGAGGATTTTCCAAGATTACAAATAAATGAAGAAGGTGAGATTGTGTCCCTTCCTTATTTTTGGAAAAAATTATTACATAAATCATCACCTGAATATTTTGGTTTTCTAAAATACCCTATCTTTTTTAATCAAAATCCTATTATTCCGATGACTGATGGAGGTTCTGGAAGGTTACTTTCTATGATTAATAGAGAAAATGGGGAAACTATATGGGAATGGGATGATAGGTTTATT
This window of the Aquiflexum balticum DSM 16537 genome carries:
- a CDS encoding RraA family protein, which produces MKKLFLPLLLIGVISVHTNLFAQDDISDEVLIELYKGARVTDVVDGLVTVGYMDVGVMDPKIAPLWKDVETMAHRFSGIAVTVRYGPTNRPMHPGADLTKPENYEEYRRWRGMWYSQLSSEPFQQYIKPGTVVVMDNKDDNDTGSTGSKNIMDWQEKGAVGLVAAGGVRDIDEVIRQRNPVYMNYFERGRGERIGRNEFIDAQRPVVVGGCLVYPGDVIVADGDGVVVVPRRVAVRVGQIAYMELVDDMKGRKELYEKTGRELDKTVIILEEPAAFFKRLGLPIDPNKK
- a CDS encoding 3-keto-disaccharide hydrolase, with translation MKCNYPYVIIFVFFLIGNPVAGQEFLFEFGKSRGLESLVSDKQPEEIPLKWFNVNTEKETWYFEGDELVCRGLPIGVIRSEKQYENFIMYIEWKHMEAGGNSGTFVWSSAVPGDNRLPDGVEVQMLELDWVNQNKKDGVLPPIAYVHGELFGVGGVTTVPDNPRGTRSKSIENRCLGKGQWNTYVVVCVDGVIKLSVNGKFVNGISQSSQKKGYICLESEGAPIHFRNLKITELPAGVTSVDQIAPLISNN
- a CDS encoding Gfo/Idh/MocA family protein, coding for MEFSTGNPENKKRRTFLKTTGKALVGSAALPLVFNINNSFGMKDDILKVGLIGCGGRGTGAAAQALKADPNAMLTCMADIFSDYLDESYNALIQVNPLQVQVAEDHKFIGFDAYQKVLESDVDVVILTTPPAFRPGHFKAAVQSGKHVFCEKPVAVDAPGVRSVLETARLAEEKGLNVVSGFTFRYDFPKRALFEKINSGEIGEVMSVLTVRNGGGLWYKERQPSWTEMEYQLRNWYYYDWLSGDYIVEMMVHSLDMMSWAFGDKLPLKATGTGGRQSRTEEKWGNIYDHFAIEYEYENGAKGIHFSRQQQGCSNVNKAEVFGKNGSAVVDIGRQTHRIQNDSLWDYEGEKNNPYETQHEELFAAIRAGKPMNEGDLMANSTMLAILGRMVGYSGQTITWEQAINSNQVLGPALDEYRWDLEWPVPPVAIPGKTKVL
- a CDS encoding 6-phosphogluconolactonase; the encoded protein is MEVNVFDSRKEMGEAAAKVVASKILELLSKKESIRMVFAAAPSQNEFLESLVNIKDIPWNRITAFHMDEYLGLPKDHPALFANFLKRKIFDQVPFREIHFIDGNNDPESEGLRYAALIEASPIDIVCMGIGENGHIAFNDPPVALFNDPAIVKKVTLDTACRQQQVNDGCFPNLQKVPKHALTLTVPALLNADFISCVVPGKNKKEALQKALYGFIGTQCPASILRIHGDCHLFTDKDAYKEQIFLEKETIGKDLLSGYYTLFNSENKLIETRVKPTPNESDSHLFFAPGLVDLQVNGVNGVDFNNENLSVEEILKAAQYLLSKGVTVFFPTLITNEKNNILRILKTFRQAVYQHPLIASCVAGIHLEGPFISPKDGARGAHNLKYIQSPNWELIEEFQDASGGLIKLITLAPELEGAMDLIKKCQESGIKVAIGHSLALSGEITKAAEAGASLSTHLGNAVPLMLPRHPNILWDQLAHDGLYASLIADGFHLGESFLKVVLKTKGEKAFLVSDSTMFCGMEAGEYGTHIGEQVILEPNGKLALKHGNGLLAGASKCLLEGVQYLIDKKLKSLSDAWKMASTIPAAYMDLDQKNDVVIFSLEEGCQIYVQKIFKDGKVVFQQNLK
- a CDS encoding sodium:solute symporter family protein, whose translation is MKLTDLDLIIIGLFFLLMLAIGIYAYFKNSSAEDYFVAGGNLPWWLSGISHHVSGYSGAVFVAYAALAYTHGVSVYFWWALTIGTTILASARVFPVLWVRLRKQFQIQSPLEFLEKRYNLLTQQIMAWSGVLLKLIDIGAKWAAIAILLNVFTGISLPVGILISGGISLLYITFGGLWAVVITDFTQFIVQLLAGIVMFVAVLQYMDGFESLYIIWDQLPPENSQPFNEPYGAGFALAFLFINFLSYNGGQWNLATRYISSPSEDQATKAARLSGILYLIWPLILFFPMWAAPILLPDLLDPSQSYGELTLLLLPSGLVGLVIASLFANTMSMTSSDINTIAAVITRDILPTFSKKLGRGKSSLAIARITTFIFTSMTILIALQYEYFGGILGLIISWFGALVGPIAIPMLFGLIPAFRSCGPIAAIGSIFSGLLTFILTKNIEISSLALQVSLPLIVSAIVYAGIGLIQIKRVPENVKSLLKSISQE
- a CDS encoding Gfo/Idh/MocA family protein; the encoded protein is MNSPKNNRRTFIKKTIAGTTALSIGGILPGFSPKSYAKILGANERIKVSVMGVNSRGNALAQNFAMQPNAEVLHICDVDSIAAEKCITAVTKIQDNQPKATPDFRKSLEDKDVDVLVVAAPDHWHAPAAILACKAGKDVYLEKPSSHNPHEGEILVLAAQKYKRVIQMGNQRRSWPNVAAAIKEVHDGVIGRAYYAKTWYTNNRGPIGIGKKVPVPEHLDYELWQGPAPREDYRDNIIHYNWHWFWNWGTGEALNNGTHMVDLARWGLGVEFPTKATSSGGRYRYQDDWETPDTQMISLEFDNNSLITWEGRSCNGINNEGSSVGVIFYGEEGSVNIGGGNAYAIYDLKNKLVKEVKYERTVDARNLSDPTQELDAIHIQNMFDAIKKGTPLAAEINGGQTSTLLVQLGNIAQRSGETLNIDAKNGHILNSKEASKYWSREYQPGWEPTL